One region of Roseimicrobium gellanilyticum genomic DNA includes:
- a CDS encoding glycoside hydrolase family 5 protein produces MPHLRFVFTAFATLVCLASPIFATDALLANGDFETDANTDAWPDQWERGKDGITWEKEESGNHFLRLTSPKPGAMVVTYRPIPAPKDANAVELTWKQRVTGLVKGGSPWFDARIMLECKDAEGKKLTPAPQPAYTGKNTDGWVERKTSFLVPEGTNTIEIMPALFQVKQGTFDLDDISLKPTDPAPLLAAKAAAEEKKAKAIADRRARAAKLLESEGNLLANGNFEKADKSGKAPEVWGKPKTGLSWETNEDGTRFMRLTSTKPGETVMLFRTVDIPDGVKALEFTWKQRITGLKPGKEPWFDARFMMDFKDGTGKKLKGAPAPNSRSDTKGAWMPRTAKFLVPEGALSLDIMPALFQVKAGTLDLDDLVLKPTEPEPLLAAAAKAAEEARLAQVDPEEPKKDKWPQELHVQGNQVLTKDGKPIWLQGLNVVSLEFLVKGDHVLKSTLVAIDDWKANIIRLPVKEDYWFGETSGQKDGGKEYRELVDQVITLTANRGAYVMLDLHRFRAPAAQHAVFWKDAAVRYKDHPAVIFDLFNEPHGTTWEVWRDGGFVAEKKKPADEDSFLSPEEKAKSAQGFQAIGMQALVNAVRDTGAKNIVVVGGLDWSYDLSGIAKGFTIDERGGNGLIYATHIYPWKRDWQEKVLVIADKYPILVGEVGADIKKMDFLPDSAHEDPYTWVPDMLGLIQKHRLHWTAFSFHPSASPVMITGWDYTPTPFWGAFVKRALAGEQFELKKMR; encoded by the coding sequence ATGCCGCACCTTCGTTTCGTCTTCACCGCGTTTGCCACCCTGGTGTGCCTTGCCTCTCCGATTTTCGCAACCGACGCACTGCTCGCCAACGGTGACTTCGAAACGGACGCCAACACCGATGCATGGCCAGACCAGTGGGAACGAGGCAAGGATGGCATCACCTGGGAGAAGGAAGAAAGTGGCAATCACTTCCTGCGCCTGACCTCACCCAAACCCGGTGCCATGGTCGTGACCTACCGGCCCATCCCAGCGCCCAAGGACGCAAACGCCGTGGAACTCACCTGGAAGCAACGCGTGACCGGACTGGTAAAGGGAGGCTCACCATGGTTCGACGCGCGCATCATGCTGGAGTGCAAGGATGCCGAGGGAAAGAAACTCACCCCCGCACCGCAGCCAGCCTACACCGGCAAGAACACAGACGGCTGGGTGGAGCGGAAGACTTCCTTCCTCGTACCCGAAGGCACGAACACCATCGAGATCATGCCCGCACTCTTTCAGGTGAAGCAGGGCACGTTTGATCTGGATGACATTTCTCTGAAACCCACCGACCCCGCGCCACTGCTGGCAGCAAAAGCGGCTGCTGAAGAGAAGAAGGCCAAAGCCATCGCGGATCGTCGCGCGAGAGCCGCGAAGCTTCTGGAGAGCGAGGGCAATCTCCTTGCGAACGGCAACTTTGAAAAAGCAGACAAGTCCGGCAAAGCGCCTGAGGTGTGGGGTAAACCAAAGACCGGCCTGAGTTGGGAGACCAATGAAGACGGCACCCGCTTCATGCGTCTCACCAGCACGAAGCCCGGGGAGACGGTCATGCTCTTCCGCACCGTGGATATCCCCGATGGGGTGAAGGCCCTTGAGTTCACCTGGAAGCAGCGCATCACCGGACTGAAGCCGGGCAAGGAACCATGGTTCGACGCGCGCTTCATGATGGACTTCAAGGACGGCACCGGGAAGAAGCTGAAGGGTGCACCCGCTCCCAACTCACGCAGCGACACCAAGGGCGCATGGATGCCACGCACCGCCAAGTTCCTCGTGCCCGAGGGCGCTCTCTCGCTCGATATCATGCCTGCCCTCTTCCAGGTGAAGGCAGGCACGCTGGATCTGGATGATCTCGTGCTGAAGCCCACCGAGCCCGAGCCGCTGCTCGCTGCCGCTGCGAAGGCCGCAGAAGAAGCTCGCCTCGCGCAGGTGGATCCCGAGGAACCCAAGAAGGACAAGTGGCCCCAGGAGTTGCACGTGCAGGGCAATCAAGTGCTCACCAAAGATGGCAAGCCCATCTGGCTGCAGGGGTTGAACGTCGTGAGTCTTGAGTTCCTCGTGAAGGGTGACCACGTGCTGAAGTCCACCCTGGTGGCCATCGATGATTGGAAGGCGAACATCATCCGCCTGCCCGTGAAAGAGGACTACTGGTTCGGCGAAACCTCCGGCCAGAAGGATGGTGGCAAGGAATACCGCGAGCTCGTGGATCAGGTGATCACCCTCACGGCAAATCGCGGTGCCTACGTCATGCTGGATCTGCATCGCTTCCGCGCGCCGGCAGCGCAACACGCCGTCTTCTGGAAAGATGCCGCCGTGCGTTACAAGGACCATCCCGCCGTGATCTTTGATCTTTTCAATGAACCCCACGGCACCACCTGGGAAGTGTGGCGCGATGGCGGATTCGTCGCGGAGAAGAAGAAACCGGCGGACGAAGACTCCTTCCTCTCTCCCGAGGAAAAGGCGAAGTCCGCACAAGGCTTCCAGGCCATCGGCATGCAGGCGCTGGTGAATGCCGTGCGCGATACTGGCGCAAAGAACATCGTGGTCGTAGGAGGACTGGACTGGTCCTATGATCTCTCCGGCATCGCGAAGGGTTTCACCATCGATGAGCGCGGCGGCAATGGCCTCATCTACGCCACGCACATCTATCCGTGGAAGCGCGACTGGCAGGAGAAGGTGCTCGTGATCGCAGACAAGTACCCCATCCTGGTGGGTGAAGTAGGCGCGGACATCAAGAAGATGGACTTCCTGCCGGACAGCGCTCACGAAGATCCCTATACTTGGGTGCCTGACATGCTCGGCCTCATCCAGAAGCATCGCCTGCACTGGACCGCTTTCTCCTTCCACCCCTCAGCATCTCCGGTGATGATCACTGGCTGGGACTACACGCCCACGCCCTTCTGGGGCGCCTTCGTGAAGCGCGCGCTGGCGGGTGAGCAGTTCGAGCTGAAGAAGATGCGGTGA
- a CDS encoding VOC family protein — protein MPTSIHPQTRIGHIHLKVADLERAMAFYHGVLGFEITQRYGKQAAFLSAGGYHHHIGLNTWESLGGSPPPPGATGLYHTAILYPDRASLADALRRVLAAGIPLDGASDHGVSEALYLRDPDDNGVELYRDRPESEWPRKNDGTLDMYSRPLDLQALLAS, from the coding sequence ATGCCCACTTCCATTCATCCCCAAACCCGCATCGGCCATATCCATCTGAAGGTCGCCGATCTCGAGCGTGCCATGGCGTTCTATCACGGTGTGCTGGGGTTTGAGATCACCCAGCGTTATGGAAAGCAGGCGGCCTTTCTCTCGGCGGGTGGCTATCACCACCACATCGGGCTGAACACGTGGGAATCTCTCGGCGGCTCTCCTCCGCCTCCTGGCGCTACGGGGTTGTATCACACCGCGATTCTCTATCCTGACCGGGCTTCGCTGGCAGATGCCTTGCGACGTGTGCTGGCGGCTGGTATCCCGCTCGATGGAGCCTCTGACCATGGTGTGAGCGAAGCGCTCTACCTGCGCGATCCAGATGACAACGGCGTGGAACTCTACCGCGACCGTCCCGAGTCCGAGTGGCCACGCAAGAATGACGGCACGCTCGACATGTACTCGCGCCCGCTGGATTTGCAGGCGCTGCTCGCGTCCTGA
- a CDS encoding NAD(P)/FAD-dependent oxidoreductase, producing the protein MRSWHHRRNALSSRRMKTLAIIGGGITGLASAYVAAKSGTKVTVLEASPEMGGLLRTFPIGGNRLECYYHHFFTHDAELRWLVEDLGIGDKLEFLDATMGVFRDGDIHPFNSVRDLLAFPPLALPDKVRFAATSAYLGKLANWRHHESESALSWFHKYAGKAATEAIWSPLLDIKFGPYAAQVPTAWMVGRLRQRMNSRKKGDEKLGYIRGSLKVLLDALLTKLKEAGVELVVNAPVQKLLGNREHITGVETAAGTHLADATLATIPTPALSTLVRPHSDGYADELAAIKYFGAVCTILETSVPLSATYWLNIADPGFPFGGVVEHTNLVPPTEYGSSHIAYLSRYYASDDPLATASQAEVLEQMLAPMQRIYPKFSRDSIRNTYIFRTNTAAVVCDLNFSQRVPHCRSPLGSFYLASMPHVYPDERSCNNSIRVAAEACNVMGLDASMVPKNASLAGQIRMEK; encoded by the coding sequence CTGCGGTCATGGCATCACCGGAGGAATGCTCTGTCATCACGCCGGATGAAAACACTGGCGATCATTGGTGGCGGGATCACCGGCCTCGCCTCAGCATATGTGGCAGCGAAGTCTGGGACGAAGGTCACCGTGCTGGAGGCTTCGCCAGAGATGGGGGGACTCCTCAGGACCTTCCCCATTGGAGGGAACAGGCTGGAATGCTACTACCACCACTTCTTCACTCACGATGCCGAGTTGCGATGGCTGGTGGAAGACCTGGGTATCGGTGACAAGCTGGAGTTTCTTGATGCGACCATGGGAGTCTTCAGGGATGGCGACATTCATCCCTTCAACTCTGTCCGGGATCTGCTGGCATTCCCTCCCCTGGCGCTTCCGGACAAAGTCCGCTTCGCCGCCACCAGCGCCTACCTTGGCAAACTGGCGAACTGGCGGCACCATGAATCCGAGTCCGCCCTCTCGTGGTTTCACAAGTACGCAGGGAAAGCAGCGACCGAGGCCATCTGGTCTCCCCTGCTGGATATCAAGTTCGGCCCCTATGCAGCTCAAGTTCCCACCGCGTGGATGGTCGGACGGCTCAGGCAGCGCATGAACTCTCGTAAAAAAGGAGACGAAAAGCTGGGCTACATCCGCGGCAGCCTGAAGGTGCTGCTCGATGCGCTTCTCACGAAGCTGAAAGAGGCCGGCGTGGAACTCGTCGTCAATGCACCTGTCCAAAAGCTTCTGGGCAACAGGGAACACATCACCGGAGTGGAAACTGCGGCAGGCACACACCTGGCAGATGCCACCCTCGCCACGATTCCCACGCCTGCGCTTTCCACTCTCGTGCGTCCTCATTCGGATGGCTATGCGGACGAGTTGGCTGCCATCAAGTATTTCGGCGCCGTGTGCACCATCCTGGAGACTTCAGTCCCACTGAGCGCCACCTACTGGCTCAATATCGCCGATCCCGGCTTCCCCTTCGGGGGTGTGGTGGAGCACACCAATCTGGTCCCACCCACCGAGTATGGAAGCTCCCACATCGCCTATCTGTCCCGATACTATGCATCGGATGATCCCCTGGCTACGGCCTCACAGGCGGAGGTGCTGGAGCAGATGCTCGCACCCATGCAGCGCATCTATCCCAAGTTCTCCCGCGACAGCATTCGCAACACCTACATCTTCCGCACCAATACCGCAGCGGTGGTGTGCGACCTGAATTTTTCCCAACGAGTCCCTCATTGCCGCTCGCCGCTGGGCAGCTTTTACCTGGCCTCCATGCCGCATGTGTATCCTGACGAGCGAAGCTGCAACAACTCCATCCGCGTCGCGGCCGAGGCGTGCAACGTCATGGGACTGGATGCCAGCATGGTGCCAAAGAACGCCTCACTGGCAGGTCAGATTCGTATGGAGAAGTAA
- a CDS encoding DoxX family protein has product MNKLIKLDFVPFSTDLGLLVLRAWLGLSMFALHGLAKLKNFGGTVQMFNEKMGFPTPLGAAAVLAESAFAILLVIGLGTRWAASFLAVTMAVAFFMAHQGSFDPKSATGSGELAFIYLAGFVALLISGAGRYSVDAKLK; this is encoded by the coding sequence ATGAACAAACTCATCAAACTCGACTTCGTTCCCTTCTCCACCGACCTTGGACTTCTCGTCCTGCGCGCCTGGCTTGGTCTCTCCATGTTTGCCTTGCATGGACTCGCCAAGCTGAAGAACTTCGGCGGCACCGTACAGATGTTCAATGAGAAGATGGGCTTCCCCACCCCTCTGGGTGCCGCTGCCGTCCTGGCGGAGTCGGCCTTCGCAATCCTGCTCGTCATCGGCCTCGGCACACGCTGGGCTGCCAGCTTCCTCGCCGTGACTATGGCCGTGGCCTTCTTTATGGCGCATCAGGGCTCATTTGACCCGAAGTCTGCCACCGGCTCCGGCGAACTCGCCTTCATCTACCTCGCCGGTTTTGTCGCCCTTCTCATCTCCGGCGCTGGACGCTACTCGGTGGATGCAAAGCTCAAGTAA
- a CDS encoding pirin family protein, which translates to MKFTLRKSNERGHADHGWLDSRFSFSFAEYHDPKHMHFRTLRVINEDHIAAGGGFPMHPHRDMEIFSYVLEGALAHKDSMGNSRELKPGQIQLMSAGSGVTHSEFNPSKTDKTHMLQVWLFPDKRNLEPGYTEWHPKAEHANESKVLVISPDGREDSAVIHQDANIYRLKLTKGEKVTHDLASGRGAWLQLARGNVSLNGDTALTAGDAASTTDAGTVTITANEDSEALLFDLA; encoded by the coding sequence ATGAAATTCACCCTTCGCAAATCCAACGAGCGCGGCCACGCTGACCACGGCTGGCTCGACTCCCGCTTCAGCTTCAGCTTTGCGGAATACCATGACCCGAAGCACATGCACTTCCGCACGCTGCGTGTCATCAATGAGGACCACATCGCCGCCGGCGGTGGCTTCCCCATGCACCCGCACCGCGACATGGAGATCTTCAGCTACGTGCTGGAGGGCGCCCTGGCGCACAAGGACAGCATGGGCAACAGCCGCGAGCTAAAGCCCGGTCAGATCCAGCTCATGAGCGCCGGCAGCGGCGTGACGCACAGCGAGTTCAACCCGTCCAAGACGGACAAGACTCACATGCTGCAAGTGTGGCTCTTCCCGGACAAGCGCAACCTCGAGCCCGGCTATACCGAATGGCACCCGAAGGCCGAACATGCCAACGAGAGCAAGGTCCTCGTGATCTCGCCCGATGGCCGTGAGGACTCCGCCGTGATCCACCAGGATGCGAACATCTACCGTCTGAAGCTCACCAAGGGCGAAAAGGTCACGCACGATCTCGCCTCTGGTCGCGGTGCCTGGCTGCAGCTCGCTCGCGGCAACGTCTCACTGAATGGCGACACCGCTCTTACCGCCGGTGACGCCGCCAGCACCACCGACGCCGGCACGGTCACCATCACCGCGAACGAAGACAGCGAAGCGCTCCTCTTCGACCTCGCCTGA
- a CDS encoding LysR family transcriptional regulator, with translation MELRHLRSFLVVAETLNVSRAAERLHLSQPALSRQMQDLEQSLGVSLFVREKGRVSLNDAGRALVEHARELLARSDNITSHVQAISRGECATVEVGYAPSLAAELLPLVLERLGRTHPSLNLRMHDLSSDEMNAGLKEGTLHIAYTVGAGVLQESGLIKETLVTYPICVAMSRNHPWARRKKIELADLPQAMLLGYARHAYPEYPKFVEGLLATAGVKLGRMEEFDSASSLLLRLESGVGVALVPWSFACNTTDRVVYLPVSPEVPPLDLVMCWRRGQDWPGLRTVREVSAACGLEIRQRRALWPNGPMGPAPAKKKRVVSR, from the coding sequence ATGGAACTGCGCCACCTTCGCTCCTTCCTCGTGGTCGCGGAAACGCTCAATGTGAGCCGTGCCGCGGAGAGGTTGCATCTCTCCCAGCCTGCGCTGAGCCGGCAGATGCAGGACCTGGAACAATCCCTGGGCGTGTCCCTGTTTGTCCGGGAGAAAGGTCGCGTGTCACTGAACGATGCAGGCCGTGCATTGGTGGAGCATGCGAGGGAGCTGCTGGCGCGTTCGGACAATATCACGAGCCACGTGCAGGCCATCTCACGGGGTGAGTGCGCCACGGTGGAGGTGGGTTATGCGCCGTCTCTCGCTGCGGAGTTGCTCCCACTCGTGCTGGAGCGTCTGGGTCGCACGCATCCCAGCCTGAACCTGCGCATGCATGACCTTTCCTCCGATGAGATGAATGCGGGGCTCAAGGAGGGGACTCTGCACATCGCCTACACCGTGGGTGCAGGAGTGCTGCAGGAGTCCGGATTGATCAAGGAAACGCTGGTGACCTATCCCATCTGCGTGGCCATGAGCCGGAATCATCCGTGGGCGCGTAGGAAAAAAATCGAACTGGCCGACCTGCCGCAGGCGATGCTCCTGGGGTATGCGCGGCATGCATACCCGGAGTATCCGAAGTTTGTGGAGGGGCTGCTCGCGACCGCCGGGGTGAAGCTGGGGCGCATGGAGGAGTTCGACAGCGCCTCCAGCCTGCTGCTGCGGTTGGAGTCTGGGGTGGGCGTGGCACTCGTGCCCTGGTCTTTTGCGTGCAACACGACGGACCGAGTCGTCTATTTGCCGGTGAGTCCCGAGGTGCCGCCGCTGGACCTGGTCATGTGCTGGCGCCGTGGTCAGGACTGGCCGGGCCTGCGCACCGTGCGTGAAGTGAGCGCGGCGTGTGGGCTGGAGATTCGGCAGCGGAGAGCGCTTTGGCCGAATGGGCCGATGGGCCCGGCGCCCGCGAAGAAGAAGCGGGTGGTGAGCAGGTAG
- a CDS encoding dienelactone hydrolase family protein yields MILSSGEFHDLPTPYGPMRIEVFRPVAAGKYPGIVLYSEIFQLTGPIRRTAAFLAGHGFVVAVPEVYHEFLPAGTVLAYDQEGADKGNEYKFAKELASYDADARAALDFLKSHPACTGKLGVMGICLGGHLSFRAAAKNTDVSAAVCLYATDIHKKSLGKGSNDDSLESIKHTKAELLMIWGQQDPHIPLEGRRTIQATLDSEGVKYTWHEFNGQHAFIRDEGPRYDPELAMLTMNLTLALFRRKLSEGDVAV; encoded by the coding sequence ATGATTCTTTCCTCCGGCGAATTCCACGACCTGCCCACGCCCTACGGCCCCATGCGTATTGAGGTTTTCCGTCCCGTGGCCGCGGGAAAGTATCCCGGTATCGTGCTCTACTCGGAGATCTTCCAGCTTACCGGGCCCATCCGCCGCACCGCCGCCTTCCTGGCTGGCCATGGCTTCGTGGTAGCCGTACCGGAAGTGTATCACGAGTTCCTCCCCGCCGGCACGGTGCTGGCCTACGATCAAGAGGGTGCGGACAAGGGGAATGAGTACAAGTTCGCGAAGGAACTCGCCAGCTATGATGCGGACGCTCGCGCTGCGCTGGACTTCCTGAAGTCCCACCCTGCCTGCACAGGCAAGCTGGGTGTCATGGGCATTTGCCTGGGTGGCCATCTCAGCTTCCGCGCCGCCGCGAAGAACACCGATGTGAGCGCCGCCGTGTGCCTCTACGCCACGGACATTCACAAGAAGAGCCTCGGCAAGGGCAGCAACGACGACTCGCTGGAAAGTATCAAACACACAAAAGCAGAGCTGCTGATGATCTGGGGCCAACAGGATCCGCACATCCCGCTGGAAGGCCGTCGCACCATCCAGGCAACGCTCGACTCCGAAGGCGTGAAGTACACCTGGCATGAATTCAACGGTCAGCACGCCTTCATTCGCGACGAAGGTCCTCGCTACGATCCCGAGCTCGCCATGCTTACCATGAACCTAACACTCGCTCTTTTCCGCAGGAAGCTGAGCGAGGGGGATGTGGCGGTGTAG
- a CDS encoding transporter substrate-binding domain-containing protein: MNRFCVLCLLVLAGFLAGCSEKKLVIAMDATYPPFEYTNETGEFAGVSVDLGKAIGEHLGRPVEFRNINFDGLIAALKSGSVDLIISSVTANEERRKSVDFSDPYVKTGLAMLLWKDSPVQKVEDLNDAGRKVVVRLGTTGEQYVRQYLPKAQVIALDGDTACVMEVVKGSVDAWIYDQLSLMNYHARHPETTKVLLKPLREEVWAVALRQGDTELKTKVNECITKLRKDGSFSKFGEKHLAKEKKMMEEQGIPFVFDL, from the coding sequence ATGAATCGGTTCTGCGTGCTGTGCTTGTTGGTGCTGGCGGGATTCCTGGCCGGCTGCTCAGAGAAAAAGCTCGTCATCGCGATGGATGCCACCTATCCACCGTTCGAGTACACGAACGAAACGGGCGAGTTTGCCGGTGTGAGTGTGGATCTGGGCAAGGCCATCGGTGAACATCTGGGACGTCCGGTGGAATTCCGTAACATCAATTTTGACGGGCTCATCGCCGCGTTGAAAAGCGGCAGCGTGGATCTCATCATCTCCTCGGTGACCGCCAATGAGGAGCGGCGCAAGTCGGTGGATTTCAGCGACCCCTATGTGAAGACCGGGCTCGCCATGTTGCTTTGGAAAGATTCACCCGTCCAGAAGGTCGAAGACTTGAATGATGCTGGAAGAAAAGTGGTGGTACGTCTGGGAACCACTGGGGAACAGTATGTGCGGCAGTACTTGCCGAAGGCCCAGGTCATCGCTCTCGACGGAGACACCGCCTGTGTGATGGAAGTTGTCAAAGGCAGCGTGGACGCGTGGATCTACGATCAGCTTTCGCTGATGAACTACCATGCACGCCATCCTGAGACCACGAAGGTGCTGCTCAAGCCTCTGCGTGAGGAAGTGTGGGCCGTGGCCCTGAGGCAGGGTGACACCGAATTGAAGACCAAGGTCAATGAGTGCATCACGAAATTGCGAAAGGATGGCTCCTTCAGCAAGTTTGGTGAGAAGCACCTCGCGAAGGAAAAGAAGATGATGGAGGAGCAGGGAATTCCCTTTGTGTTTGACCTTTGA
- the xylA gene encoding xylose isomerase — MSEAFPDIPKIPFEGPKSKNPLAFKHYNADEVVAGKTMRDHMRFGVAYWHAMRNTLSDPFGAGTSQKPWDDGTDSIENAKKRAHVCFEFMDKLGIDYYCFHDRDVAPEGKTLAESNKSLDAVADTLEELQKATGKKLLWGTACLFAHPRYNQGAATSPNANVYAYAGAQVKKALEVTHRLGGEGYTFWGGREGYATLWNTNIKREMDHLAAFMHMAVDYKKKIGFAGPFYIEPKPREPSTHQYDSDSAACLNFLREYGLLEHFKLNIETNHATLAGHTMRHELEVALAAGALGSIDANTGDELIGWDTDQFPTDIYLTTQIMLVLLKMGGFTTGGLNFDAKCRRESFEPVDLFHAHIGGMDAFARGLKIAAAIIEDGRLDNFVKQRYSTFDSGIGAKVEQGGCTLEDLEAYTLKNGEPVIGSGRQEMLENLVNEFI, encoded by the coding sequence ATGAGCGAAGCGTTTCCTGACATTCCGAAGATCCCGTTTGAGGGACCGAAGTCCAAGAATCCCCTGGCCTTCAAACATTACAATGCGGACGAAGTGGTCGCTGGAAAGACCATGCGCGATCACATGCGTTTCGGCGTGGCCTACTGGCACGCGATGCGCAACACCCTCTCGGACCCGTTTGGGGCCGGCACCTCCCAGAAGCCGTGGGATGATGGCACGGACAGCATCGAGAATGCGAAGAAGCGCGCGCATGTGTGCTTCGAGTTCATGGATAAGCTCGGCATCGACTACTACTGCTTCCATGACCGCGATGTGGCTCCCGAGGGCAAGACCCTTGCCGAGAGCAACAAGAGCCTCGACGCCGTGGCGGACACGCTGGAGGAACTGCAGAAGGCCACCGGCAAGAAGCTCCTCTGGGGCACCGCCTGTCTCTTCGCGCATCCCCGTTACAACCAGGGCGCAGCCACCAGTCCGAATGCGAATGTCTACGCCTACGCCGGTGCACAGGTGAAGAAGGCGCTGGAAGTCACGCATCGCCTCGGTGGTGAGGGCTACACCTTCTGGGGTGGTCGCGAAGGCTACGCCACGCTGTGGAATACCAACATCAAGCGTGAGATGGATCACCTCGCCGCCTTCATGCACATGGCGGTGGACTACAAGAAGAAGATTGGCTTTGCCGGTCCCTTCTACATCGAGCCCAAGCCGCGTGAACCTTCCACGCACCAGTATGACAGCGACAGCGCCGCGTGCCTGAACTTCCTTCGCGAGTACGGTCTGCTGGAGCACTTCAAGCTGAACATCGAGACGAACCACGCCACGCTCGCCGGCCACACCATGCGCCATGAGCTGGAAGTTGCCCTCGCCGCCGGAGCGCTCGGGTCCATTGATGCGAACACGGGTGACGAACTCATCGGCTGGGACACGGATCAGTTCCCCACGGACATCTACCTCACCACGCAGATCATGCTGGTACTGCTGAAGATGGGTGGCTTCACCACGGGCGGTCTGAACTTTGATGCGAAGTGCCGTCGCGAAAGCTTCGAGCCGGTGGATCTCTTCCACGCGCACATCGGAGGCATGGATGCCTTCGCGCGCGGCCTGAAGATTGCTGCTGCCATCATTGAAGACGGTCGTCTCGACAACTTTGTGAAGCAGCGCTACAGCACCTTCGACAGTGGCATTGGCGCCAAGGTGGAGCAGGGTGGCTGCACCCTCGAAGACCTCGAAGCCTACACGCTGAAAAACGGCGAACCCGTCATCGGCAGTGGCCGCCAGGAAATGCTGGAGAATCTGGTGAACGAGTTCATTTGA
- a CDS encoding SMI1/KNR4 family protein has translation MSIVQRIQEHLANPPSTEDGESWDTKPSPPFSADEIAAMERKLGHSLPAETRALLEYCSGFDGGTLECFDFWGRDETFAYPKSLRERFRCIAVDGAGNFWFYWKGAGSGDLGPVFYYQHEGPMYFYQCDSLVQFVDEWLREMTPPYKSLINDVYEFRIRPIKELNNDLLTREAAMAGGDEVLRAFAEPLEQDVMIYDFRSAKPGDGVDLRYLDFIAAHPKWPILAGRGRSTFLRKLKRFFFGRAQ, from the coding sequence ATGTCGATCGTCCAGCGCATTCAGGAGCATCTGGCCAACCCTCCATCCACTGAGGATGGTGAATCGTGGGACACGAAACCGTCACCGCCCTTCAGCGCGGATGAGATTGCCGCGATGGAGCGCAAACTTGGCCATTCGCTGCCAGCGGAGACGAGGGCATTGCTGGAATACTGCAGTGGTTTTGATGGGGGCACGCTCGAGTGTTTCGACTTCTGGGGACGGGATGAGACGTTTGCATACCCGAAGAGTCTCAGGGAGCGCTTCCGGTGTATCGCCGTTGATGGGGCGGGCAATTTCTGGTTCTATTGGAAGGGAGCTGGGTCCGGCGATTTGGGACCTGTCTTCTATTATCAGCATGAGGGACCCATGTATTTTTATCAATGCGACAGCCTGGTGCAGTTCGTGGACGAGTGGCTGCGCGAGATGACGCCGCCGTATAAGAGTCTCATCAATGATGTGTATGAATTCCGCATCAGGCCGATCAAAGAACTCAACAACGATCTGCTCACGCGGGAAGCCGCCATGGCGGGCGGCGACGAGGTACTGCGCGCGTTTGCGGAACCGCTCGAGCAGGACGTGATGATCTATGATTTTCGAAGTGCGAAACCGGGTGATGGCGTTGACCTGCGCTACCTGGATTTCATTGCGGCGCACCCGAAGTGGCCCATCCTTGCCGGGCGCGGCAGGTCCACATTTTTGCGGAAGTTGAAAAGGTTCTTCTTCGGCAGAGCGCAGTAG
- a CDS encoding YbjN domain-containing protein has product MSALHVAVLNAFKSKGWAYREIPGMEVVEASFEAYHTRVPLHVQSFGEMQILAVVANASVKVPDTHRVRTAELCMRVNKELNIGAFEMDWDTNQVMFRQANVFPKHRHDEELITNLVHNAVVEMDRMTPYLGELCRTTKAMLPLLDLQQLLKREELLPPGDPVEEGEEEAKPADA; this is encoded by the coding sequence ATGTCCGCGCTGCACGTCGCTGTCCTCAATGCCTTCAAGAGCAAGGGGTGGGCCTACCGCGAGATTCCCGGCATGGAAGTCGTGGAGGCCAGTTTCGAGGCCTACCATACCCGGGTGCCGCTGCACGTGCAGTCCTTTGGCGAGATGCAAATCCTCGCCGTGGTGGCAAATGCCTCCGTGAAGGTACCGGACACCCATCGCGTGCGGACTGCGGAGCTCTGCATGCGCGTGAACAAGGAGCTGAACATCGGCGCCTTTGAAATGGATTGGGACACGAATCAGGTCATGTTCCGTCAGGCGAATGTCTTCCCGAAGCATCGTCACGATGAAGAACTCATCACCAACCTCGTGCATAACGCCGTGGTGGAGATGGACCGCATGACTCCCTACCTTGGCGAACTCTGCCGCACCACGAAGGCCATGCTTCCCCTGCTGGATCTCCAGCAACTGCTGAAGCGCGAGGAACTGCTGCCTCCCGGCGACCCTGTGGAAGAGGGAGAAGAGGAAGCGAAGCCCGCCGACGCGTAG